The genomic region CGAAATCCTGCTTTAGCGACTTAAGCAGAATGCGCAGCTTGGCGTTCAGCAGCTCCTTGGTCACGCGGCCCGGCACGTCCTTGAGGGGGATGTGCCCGGTGGCGGTGGCCACGCGCAGCTCGTCGGCGGCCAGCAGCATCAGGCTCTCCTTGGTGTCGAAGAAGGCCGTCAGGAACTCGGTGTGGCCGGGGTAGCGAAAGTCGTCGGCCTGGGTGTTTTCCTTGCTGATGGGCGCCGTGACGAGGGCGTCGAGCAGGCCGGCTTTCAGGTCGCGGGCTGCGGCGAGCAGGCTCTGGCGGGCCGCCGCGCCGCTGGCAGCGCTGGGCTGGCCGGGCGTGAGGTGGAAATCGTCTTCCCAGCACGTCACGGCGTTGTGCTTGCCGGGCGCAATGTCGGCGGCTTCGCGCACCTGCCGGAACGTGAGCGGCTCACCATCGGCAGGCACCGGAAAGTCGTCGAAGAGCACCGTGGCGGTGCCGTACACGACCGGCGTGCAGAACTTGAGCAGGCGCTGGTCGAGGAAGGTTTTATAGATGATTTCCGGGCCGATACCGGCAAGGTCGCCGACGGAAATACCAATGCGTGGAAGCATGTTAGTTAGGGCTTGGGGATTGAGGTGGCTTTGAACGTCATGCAGAGGCGCAGCCGAAGCATCTCGCTAGTGTAGTGATTACCATACTAGCGAGATGCTTCACTACGCCTTCGGCTCCGCTCTGCATGACGGCCTTTTACAGGACGTTCTTAGGCCTTGCCTTTCAGAAACTCATACGTGAGGCGCACGGCGGTGCCGGTGCCGCCTTTGCCGCGGTAGGAGTCGGGGGCGGTGAGGAAGGCGGGGGCGGCAATGTCGAAGTGCACCCAGGGGTAGCCGTCGGTGAAGCGCTCCAGGAACTTGCCGGCCGAAATGGCGCCGGCTTCGGCCTTGCCGATGTTGTTGATGTCGGCAATGTCGGACTTGATGTGGTCGGCGTACTCATCCCAGAGCGGAAACTCCACCAGACGCTCGTGGGTGGCATTACCGGCCTTTTTCAGGGCGCTGAGCGTGTCTTCGTCGGCGGTGCCCATGCACACGATGCCTTCCTTGCCGATAGCGCGGGCGGCTGAGCCGGTGAGGGTGGCGAAGTCGAGCACCAGCTCAGGGTCGTATTTCTTGGCGAAAGCCAGCGCGTCGCCGAGCAGCAGGCGGCCTTCGGCGTCGGTGTTCATCACCTCCACCGTGAGGCCGCTGTACATGGTAATCACGTCGCCGGGGGCGAAGGCGAGGCCGCCGGGGCGGTTGTCGGTGGCGGGCACCAGGCCGATAACGTGCAGCGGCACCTGGTTTTTGGCCAGGGCGTAGAGCGTGCCCACCACGGCGGCACCGCCGGCCATGTCGCACTTCATCATGTCCATGCTAGCGGGCGTGGGCTTGAGGCTCAGGCCGCCGGTATCAAACACCACGCCTTTGCCGACCAGCACGTAGGGCTTCTTATTGGTAGCGCCTTCCGGCTTGTATTCCATAATGGTGAACGTGGGCGGCTCGGGGCTGCCCTGGTTCACGGCCAGCAGGCCGCCCATGCGCAGGGCCTCAATCCGCACCAGATCCAGAATCTCGGTGTGGAAACCGGCTTCTTCGCCGGCTTCGGCCATGCGCTCGGCAAACTGCTGGGCGTTGAGCTTGTTGAGGGGCGCGTTTACCAGGTCGCGGGTCAGGAATACGCCGTCCAGCACGTGCTGCAGCTCCTGCACCCGCTCGTCGCTGAGGTGTGGGCCCACCAGCGTTACGCTTTCCAGCGCGGCCGCCTGGCGGGATTTCTCGCCGGTTTTGTAGCCTTCAAACTGATAGGCGGTGAGGGCCAAGCCCTCGGCCAGCGGTAGCGCGCCGCCGTCGGTCAGGTCCTGAATGAACAGGTTCCGCACCTTATCGGCCTTGAGCTGGGCGTGCAGCTGGTGGCCGCTTTTGCGCAGGGCCTCCGCCGCCAGGGCCGGCGTCTTTTTGTCGGCCGCTACCACGTAGTAGTGGTGGTGGGCATAGTGGTTGATGCGGATCAGCTTGCTGTCGGCGGCCAACTCGGCGGCCACGTACTGGCGGGCCGGCTCAGAGAGGTCGGCGGCGGCCGTTACGGGCAGTTCGGTGGTGCCAGCCGGCAGGATAAACACGGTATCGGCCGAGGCGGAGAAATCGGCAGCGTAACGAAGGAGCAGCGACATAGAAACAGGGAATTAGAGCGGAACAAACCAGAAAAGCACGCCAGCGCCGGATTCAGCAAGCGGGACCGTACCTTTGCGGCCGTGAAGGTAGGCCTTTTGTAGAAGTGCTATAAGTAGAGGTGATGTGATGACCGGGAGCAGGTAGCAGGCGGCGTTTTGATTCCGCAGTTATCCTGGTTTCGCTGTTTCACCCCTCGCTCTGTTTGCGCACTATTTCATTGCCCCATCACCTGTCACTTCATTCCTTCCGACTGCATGGATTCCGTTAAAGCCAAAAAACACCTGGGCCAGCATTTTCTGGCCGATTCCAATATTGCCCGCAAGATCGTGGAGGCGCTGCGCCTGCCCGACGGCGTGCAGGAAGTACTGGAAATCGGGCCGGGGATGGGCGTGCTGACCGGCACACTGCTGCAGCATGCGGAGTACCGCACGTCGGTGGTGGAAATCGACCGGGAGTCGGTGGTGTATCTGGGCAAGCACTTTCCGGCGCTGGAAGGCCGCATCCACAGCCAGGATTTCCTGAAGATGAACCTGGCCACGTTGTATCCGGACCAGCCGATCAGCATCATCGGCAACTTTCCCTACAACATCAGCAGCCAGATCTACTTCCAGATTCTGGCCCACCGCCAGCAGGTGCGCGAGAGTGTGGGCATGATTCAGAAGGAAGTGGCCGACCGCCTGGCCGAAGGGCCGGGCTCGAAGACCTACGGCATCCTGAGCGTGCTGCTGCAGGCGTTCTATACGATTGAGTACCTGTTCACGGTGCCGCCGCACGTGTTCAACCCGCCGCCTAAGGTGCAGTCGGCCGTAATCCGGCTCACGCGCAACACCACCAAAAAGCTGGACTGCGACGAGGTGCTGTTCTTTAAAGTGGTGAAGCAGGCCTTTTCCACGCGCCGCAAAACCCTCCGCAACGCCCTCAAGCCCTTCGGTATGCCCGCCGAAGCCACCACCGACCCCATCTTCGACAAGCGCGCCGAGCAGCTCAGCGTCGCCGATTTCGTGGGGCTGACGCAGCACGTAGCGGGAAACAAAGTCGATTAATATAAACTGCAGCGAAGAATGGCGCCGCCGGCCAATGTTGAATCAGTTTCGCTTCTGACATGATGGTACCGTGCTATTGCGGCCCGGTTGCTACCTGTTATCCTGACTCGCTATGAAAACTAGGTACTGGCTCGGGCTGTATATGCTCCTTTCCGCTTTTTTCGGGCCATTGATCAGCGAAAAGCTAAGTCAACATCTATCGGATAATGCGAAGCGAACAGCAGCTAAGGTTCAGATGGTGCTGTATGATTTTGTGGCTGTCTTCCTGGCGCTGATGGGTTGGCTTGCGTTGGCTTGCGGTAAGTGGAGCGGTTGGACATTGAAGGCAGAAATTAAGGAATCGTGGCTGGTAACGTCAATTCTGTCAGCTGTGTGCGTAGCTGCAATTCGATATTTGCGTAGAAAATATCCTGCCGATGAAAGCCACTAATTCATCATCTGTATTAACGTAAATGTCCAGCCCCGCTGTCCTGTAGTTGCTTTTGATGATGCGGGCCTTATTCCAGGCAGGAGTTACACCAGACGCTGAAGCAGCTATCCGGCGACACTGTGCTGCACGAAGTAGGCCCTTTCTAACCGTTCAAGCTATATGTCTCTCTGCCTCGTCATCGACGAAATGCACCCCAGCCTGCCCGACCTGATGCATGCCATCGGGGTGACGCTGCACTACCGGCCCGACCTGAGCGTGGCCGAAGTGCCCGCCGCCCTGGCCGCTCACCCCTACGAGGGCCTGATGGTACGCTCCAAGCTGCGCGTAACGGCCGAGCTGCTCGGCCACGGCCCGCAGCTTCGCTACGTGGCCCGGGCCGGCGCCGGCGTCGATAACATCGACGAGGCGGCGCTGACGGCGGCGGGCGTTACGCTGCTCAACGCCCCTGAAGGCAATCGCGACGCGGTGGGCGAGTACGCCGTGGGGCTGCTGCTGGCGCTGTTCCGCAACATTGCCCGCGCCGACCATGAGGTGCGCGCCGGGCAATGGCGCCGCGAGGCCAACCGGGGCGAGGAAATTGGGGGCAAGACCATCGGGCTTCTTGGCTACGGCCACATGGGGCGGGCCTTTGCGCGGCGGTTGCAGGCGTTCGGCTGCACGGTGCTGGCCCACGACCACGACCCGGCCGTGCTGCCCGACGCCCACGCCACCTTGGTGAGCCTAGCTGAGCTGCAGGACCGGGCCGAGGTGCTGAGCTTGCACATTCCGTATTCGAAAGCCAACCACCACTTCGTGAATGAGGAGCTGCTGGCGGGTTTCCGCAATGCCATCTGGCTGCTCAACACGGCCCGCGGCGAGGTGCTCGACCATGCGGCGCTGGTGCAGCGCCTGCAAACCGGCCATGTGCGCGGCGCGGCCCTCGACGTGCTGGAAAACGAGAAGCTAACGGCGCTGACGGCCGAGCAGCAGGCCCGGTTTGCGTACCTGGCGGCTGCGCCTCAGGTGGTGCTGTCGCCGCACGTGGGTGGCTGGAGCTACCAGAGCTACGAGCGGATCAATGAGGTGCTGGCGGGCAAAATTGCGGCATTTCTGCGCCGTTGAGCCGGCTGCCTACCGTGCTCTGGCACAATAGGTCAGCCTGCGGCTGTGCCCACCATGCTGCGCCGTCCCGGGGCCGGCGGCTGGCATCATTCCCCATAGATTCGTATATTTGTCATGAACCCGTGTTGGAGAACGGTCGGCAGTGCCGGCCGTTCTCCTTGTTTTTTAGCTTACCATCACCTTCCCATGGCCACCATCAACTATTATACCGCCGAAGGCCTTCAGAAACTCAAAGACGACCTGCAGGACCTCAAAATCCGTGGCCGCTCTGAGGCTGCCGAAGCGCTGCGCGAAGCCCGTGACAAAGGCGACCTGAGCGAAAACGCGGAGTATGACGCCGCCAAGGAAGCTCAGGGTCTGCTGGAACTGAAAATATCCAAGCTTGAGGAAGTGGTTGGCAACGCCCGCATCCTTGATGAAGCCGGTCTTGATTTCACCAAAGTGCTCATCATGAGCAAGGTGAAGCTCAAGAACCTGAAAAATAATATGGTGCTCGACTACACCCTGGTGGCCGAAGAGGAAGCCAATCTGGCGGCCGGCAAAATCTCCGTGAAGTCGCCTATCGGCAAAGGCCTGCTGGGCAAGTCGGCCGGCGACAAGGCCGAGATTACTGTTCCAGCCGGCAAGCTGCAGTTCGAGATTCTGGAAATCAGTCGTTAAGGGTGATGAGGTGAACCGTGACAGGTTATAGGTCACAGATAAACCGCCCCGCCACCAACCCGTAGAAAGCCAGACGGCGAAGCACCTTGCTTCGCCGTCTGGCTTTTTGCCTTACTTTGGCCCACCTATCACCTCATCACTTCATCACCAACCACCCCAATGGCTTCCATTTTCTCGCGTATTGTGTCGGGCGAGCTGCCCGCGTATAAAGTAGCCGAGGACGACCAGCACCTGGCGTTTCTCGACATCACGCCGCTGGTGGAAGGCCACACGCTGGTGATTCCGAAGCGCGAAATCGACTACATCTTTGATATGCCAGCCGAGGAGCTGGCGGCGCTGCACCTGTTTGCGCAGCGTGTGGCCAAGGGCGTGCAGGCCGCCGTGCCGTGCAAGCGGATTGGGGTGGCCGTTATCGGGCTGGAAGTGCCGCACGCCCACATTCACCTGATTCCGATGAACAAGGTGGCGGACATGAACTTCGCCAACCCCAAAATCAAGGTGGCCGAAGACCGGATGAAGGAGCTGGCCGCCGCCATTGCCGCGCAGGTGCCCGCCGCCGCCGGTAGCCGCACCGCCTCACTAGACGCCCTGGACACCAAAGGCGGCCGTGAAACCGCCTCGGCCAACGAGCCCGCTGCTTCCGCTGCGGACGCCGCCCCGGCCGACAGCAGCACGGCGCAGCTGCAGCAGCTCACGAAGGGGCTGCTGTTCCTGAGTGAGTCGGATGCGGCGCTGGAGCCAGTGAGCTACGACGCACCGGCCGGCCCGCTGACCGATGCGGCGCTGCTGCAGGCCGTAGGGGCCGAAGCCGGCAGCAAAGTGGAAACCCAGGAGCTGACCCTGTTTCTGCGCAACCACACCGCCGACGACGGCGTGCTCGGCGACCCGGCCCAGGCAAACCGCTTCAAGGCGCTGCAGATGTACCTGAAGCAGGAGCTGCAGGACGTGAAAGTGTACCGCGTAGGTACCGGCCCGCAGGTGCAGGCCTACGCCCTCGGCCGCACCGAAAGCGGCAAGCTGGCCGGCTTCAAAACCGTGCTGACGGAAACGTAGGAAATGTGGCACGGACTTCAGTCCGTAGCCACCCGGCATCGCACAAGCTATGCTCCAATGGGGAATCCTACTATGCAGATACTTTGTGGTGCCGCACTCCTTCGGGGCGGCACCACTTTTTTGTGAATTGATTGCATGATTATGAAGCCACTAACTGCCTCCGTGCTGAGCGCGCTGCTTCTGCTAAGCAGCGCGGCCCACAGCCAGTCCGGTAAAAACCTGCCCAAACCCCTTCGCAAACCGCTGAGCAGCATCAGCCCGGCCGGGTTCAAGGCCCACGTGCAGTTCCTAGCCGACGACCAGCTGCGCGGGCGGCAGCCGGGCACGCCGGGCTACAAAATGGCTGTCGACTACGTGGTGGCGCAGCTGCAGCAGCGCGGCGTGCAGCCGGCCGGCGAAAACGGCACGTTCCTGCAAACTGTGCAACTGCGGCGCGCCATCACGGAAGCGGGGGCCACGTTGCGCCTGATACCGGCCGGCCCGGCTAGCACGCTGGCCTATGGCACTGACTTCACGCTGTACCCCAACCCCGTACAGCCGGAAACGACCGTGGAGGCCGGGCTGGTGTTTGCCGGTTTCGGCATCAGCGCGCCAGAGCTGGGGTATGACGACTACGCCGGCCTCGATGCCCGAGGCAAGGTGGTGGTGCTGACGCGGCTGGAGCCCACGCGCTTCCCCGACGCCGTGCGCCTCTACAACACCGACCTACTGACCGTGCTGCAAACCGCCGCCCGCCACGGCGCCGTGGGCGTGCTGCTGGCCGCTCCCAAGTCCACGATGAAGCTGCCCGATCCGCCGAAAGGCCTCGTGAGCGTGCTGGGGCCCGATGGAAAAGTGGCGGTGTCACGCAGCTTCCAGCCGCAGATTCAGGTGGCGGGCTCCATCAGCGCGGCCACGTTGCAGCGGCTGTTTGCGGGGGCGGCCACCGATACCGCGCGGGCCATGGCTGCGCTGCGGGCCGGCAAACCGGCTTCGGTGGCGCTGCTGCCGCGCTTGGCCGCCACCCAACGCAGCCGCTACCAGGACGTGACCAGCTACAACGTGGTGGGCAAAATCGAAGGCGCCGACCCGCAGCTGCGGCAGGAGTACGTGGTGCACACCGCTCACCTCGACCACCTCGGCGTGGGCGCCCCCGTGGCCGGCGACTCCATCTACAACGGCGCCCACGACAACGCCACCGGCGTAGCGACGCTGCTGGAAATTGCGGGCGTGTATCAGCAGCTGAAGCCACAGCAGCGGCCGAAACGCTCGGTACTGCTGACGGTGGTGACGGGGGAGGAGCTGGGCCTGCTGGGCTCGGCGTACTTTGCCCGCAACCCCACCGTGCCCCGCGAAAAGCTGGTGGCCAACGTCAACACCGATATGCCCACCATCATTGCGCCGCTGCTGTCGGTGGTGGCGCTAGGGGCCGAAAACTCCACGCTGGCCGCGCCGGTGGCGGAGGCGGCGCGGACGCTGGGCCTCACGGTGGAAGCCGACCCTGAGCCGGCCCAGAACCGCTTCATCCGCTCCGACCAGTACAGCTTCGTGACGCAGGGCATTCCAGCGCTGCACATCAAGTACGGCAACAAAACGGCCGACGGCCGCAACAACCTCAGCGAGCAGGTGCAGAAGTGGCGCGCCGTCACGTACCACAAGCCCCAGGACGATATCAACGGTCAGTTTGATTTCGAGGCCGGCAAAACCTACGCCCAGCTGAACTTTCTGGTGGGCTATCTGGTGGCCAATTCCGCGCAGCGGCCTGCCTGGAACCCGGGCAACTTCTTCGGGGAACGGTTTGGCAAGTAGCGGCTACGGCTGGGCCGCCGTGTCGGCAGGGGCGGGGCGGAGGCGGTTTTCGCGCTCAAACACCCGCATCAGCACCATGAAATAGGAGAGCAGCAGCGGCCCGATCACCAGGCCAAGGATGCCGAAAATCTCCACCCCCAGAATCACGCCCACCAGCGTGATGAGCGGGTGAATGTCGCCGATGCGGCGGGCCAGTACGATGCGCAGCAGGTTGTCGATGTTCATCACCACCACCACCCCAATCAGCAGAATGCCCACGCCCTGTCCGGTGTGGCCCTGCGCCAGCTTGACCAGCGCCGCCGGCCCCCACACCAGTGGCGTGCCCAGCACCGGAATGAAGGCCATGAAAAACGACACCATGCCCCAGAACAGGGCGTCAGGTACCTGAAACACCCAGAGCAGCAGCCCCGTCAGGGTGGCCTGCACCAGCGAAATCAGGGCCTGGCCGAGCACGTTGGCGTGCACGTTGTTGCGGAGCGCCTCGCCCAGCTCCTGCAGCGTTGCGTCGCGGAAGGGTAGGTAGCGGCGCAGGCCGTGCAGAAACCTTTCTTCCTGCACAAACATGAAGTAGAGCGTGAACAGCATCAGGCCGATGACGATGGCGAAGTGCAGCAGCCCGCTGGCCAGGGAAGGCAGCCGCTGGCTGAGCCAGCCCAGGCCCTGCCGGATGAGCGTCTGCACGTTCTGGTCGGCCGTGAAGCTGACGCCGATGCGGCGTTCCAGCGTGTGCAGCACCGCCATCAGCTGGGTGGTGTCGGTGTGCACGGCGTAGAATTGCAGGCGGTTGACGAGCATCAGAATCAGGGCTGTGAAGGGCAGAATGATGACTACTAGCGCAAACGTCAGCAGCCCGGCACTGGCCAGCTGCCGGTTCCAGTGGCGCTGGTGCACCAGCGCCGCCCACCACGGCCGGAATACCACGTATAGGATGCCCGCCCCAAACAGTCCGGTGATATAGCTGCCCAACCCGAACAGCACCAGCCCGGCTAGCACCAGCAGGCACACAATCAGCAGCACGTATTGCTGCCGGGGAGTATAGATGGAGTGCGACATGGCGGCGGGAATGGGCGGTGAACAGGACAGTATACCATAAAAAAACGGTCATCCGGAAGCCGTGGCTCCCGGATGACAGTGGTCTGGTGCGCCAGTTGGCAGACTACTCGGTTTTGATGCGGCTGGCCAGCACGGCCACGCACAGCCCCAGGCCGGCAATGATGGTAAACGACACCCGCAGACTGGTGAAACCCGCCACAATACCAATCAGCGGCGGCCCGAACAGAAATCCCAGAAATCCGACCGTGGAAACCGCCGCCAGCGCCACGCTGGCCGGCATGGTGGTGGAGCGGCCCGCCGCCCCGTACACCAGCGGCACCACCGACGACACCCCGAACCCCACCAGCAGAAAGCCCAGAATAGCCGTGGGCAGCGCCGGCAGCGCCACTGACAGCAGCAGCCCGGCGGCCGTGAGCAGGCCGCTCAGCTGCAAGGTGCGGCGCAGTCCGTATCGGTGCGCAAAGCCGTCGGCAATGAAGCGGCCACCAGCCATGGTGCACATAAAGGCCGTGTAGCCGGCGCCCACCCAGGCGGCATCGGCGTGCACCACTTTGCGGAAATACACCCCGCTCCAGTCGAACATGGCACCTTCGCAGATCATGGAGCAGAACGCCAGCACCCCCAGCAGCAGCAGCGACTTGTCGGGCAGCGCGAACAGGGGCACCTTCACATCGGGGCCGAGGCTGGCGTCGCGGGGGCGGATGGAGGTGCTGCAGGCTGCTACGCCCGCTACCACCAGCACGGCCACCAGCACAAAGTGCGGCAGCGGCGCCACCCGCTGGCCAATCATAAGGGTGCCCAGCGCCGCCCCGGCAAAGCCCGCTAGGCTCCAGAGTCCGTGAAACGACGCCATAATGGACTTGCGGTGCAGCTGCTCTACGCCTACAGCCTGGGTGTTCACGGCAATGTTGGAGAGGTTGGATACGAAGCCGAACAGCACCAGCCCCGCCACAAGCAGCGGCACCGACTGCGCCAGCCCCAGCGCCACGAGTCCCAGCGCGTAGCCCACAATGCCGCCCAGCACCACCCGGCGGCTGCCCAGCCGCGCTACCAGCCATCCCGCCACCGGCAACGACGCCATCGAGCCCACCGGCGCCGCCAGCAGCAGCAGCCCCAGCTGGGCTTCCGAAATACCCAGCTGCTGCTGAATGGTAGGAATGCGCGAGGCCCAGGTGGCAAACGTGAGGCCCATCAGGAAAAACAACACCCCGACGGCCGCCCGGTAAATCTGGCGGGGCGGGCGGGAAACAACCAGCGGAAGGCGAAGCGTAAGCATAGAATCGGGCAGAAGAACCAACAGGAAAACCGGGCCGCCATAGCCCACAAAAAAGCCCACTACACCCTTGTGGCGGGGTATGATGGGCGGGAGAGGGAGGACAGGGGCGGCAGCTGCGCCAGGGCGCAGCCGCCACAAAGATACCACTCAATCAGGAAGTTGCAGGCAGCGCAGAAATGCCCCGCCGCCCATCAGGGGGAAGATGGCAGAAAAGCACTTTACGGCGCTATTGGTTCCCGGATGAAAGCTGGAGCAAGGTGGGAAGCAAAGCCGTGCTGTGTATGAACGTCATGCTGAGCTTGCCTAAGCATCTCTGCTGCTTCGTTGTAGTGCCAATTGATTAGCCTCGGTAGAGATGCTTCGGCAAGCTCAGCATGACGGTCTATTAAGAAGTTCTACCGCACCGGGCCCGTGTCCACCGTTTTCTGCAGGCGGGTCTGGGCTTCCAGGGGAAGCTTGCTGAGCAGGTCGAGGCCGGTGGCGGCTTCCAGGGCGTCCACGCTCACGCGGTAGCGGCTCCAGTCGGGGCTCACGGCTTGGTCATTGGGGGTGTCGATGGCGAGGATGCGGGCCTGGCCGGCGGCAATGCGCTGCAGGTCGTTGGCGCCTTCGGGCAGCAGCACCAGCAGCTTCCAGACCCGGGCCGGCACCGTCACGCGGCCTTGGTCTATGGTGGTTTTCAGGCCGTTGAGGCCGGTGCCGCCTTTGCCGTAGCAACCCATCACCACGTACACTTCTTGGCCGCGCTGCACCTGGGCGCGGGTCCATTCCTCAAGGTTGCCCCAGGTGCGCTGGTTGTTGTTGGCCGCCTGCGGAATCATGTTGGTCATCAGGAACGTGGCCGAGTTGTCGTCGAGGTCGGTGGTGCGGTCGGCGCTGGGGCAGTTGTGGCCTTTATCGAAGCCGGAGCCGGAGTAGCTGTTGCGCGTGACGGCGTAGAACTGCCGTGGCAGGGCCGGGTCGGGGCGGAAGTCGTCCTGGCGCGGGGCCGCGCCCATCCAGGCGCGGTTGAGGTGCCAGCTCACCCAGGTGGGCGTGCCGCGCTGGGCGTTGTAGCCGATGGTGAACTGAGGCTTGGTGAGCAGGTAGTTGGTGGGGTTGTTGGCGTCGGCGGTGGCGCCGCTGGGGTTGCCCAGTGCCATGTTGTCGTCGCGGCCTACCACCACGGCCTGGCTCGGGTTGGCGGGTTGTGGAACTGTGGGCGAAGGCACGGTAGCCACGCTGCCGCCGCTGATGGCCGCACCGTTGGCGGCTTCCAGGGCAATATCGTCGATGTTGAGGCGGCCGGCACCGCCGTCGGTTTTGCGGATTTCCAGGCGCAGTGGCGCGGGCGTGGGGCCGGCCTGGAAGGTGGTGCTGAGCAGGCGCGGGCTCTGCACCCGCACCGGCTGCCCGATGCGGCGGAACGTGCGGCCGCCATCCACGCTGCCCCACAGCTCCCAGGTGGCGGCGGCGTCCTGCCCATACAGCGCGCTGCTGACCCGGATGGTGCGCACCCCGGCCGGAGCATCGAAATTCATCCGCACCCGGCCCTTGCCGCGCAGGCGGGCAGCGTGCTCGCCGTGCTTGTGGTCCTGCTCCGACGAGCCGATCAGGGCATCCTCAAAGTACCACAGTCCTGTGCCCAGCGGCTCGGCGGCGGCCGTGTAGGCACCTTTGCTGCCCGCCTCGAAGGTTTCGGGGAAAGCGGCGGCCTGCGCCACCTGCCGGCCGCCCGATTCCACCGGGATGGCCGG from Hymenobacter canadensis harbors:
- a CDS encoding DNA/RNA non-specific endonuclease, producing MRFFPLFLLPLLACSQAPVENTRPPLPEGPPAIPVESGGRQVAQAAAFPETFEAGSKGAYTAAAEPLGTGLWYFEDALIGSSEQDHKHGEHAARLRGKGRVRMNFDAPAGVRTIRVSSALYGQDAAATWELWGSVDGGRTFRRIGQPVRVQSPRLLSTTFQAGPTPAPLRLEIRKTDGGAGRLNIDDIALEAANGAAISGGSVATVPSPTVPQPANPSQAVVVGRDDNMALGNPSGATADANNPTNYLLTKPQFTIGYNAQRGTPTWVSWHLNRAWMGAAPRQDDFRPDPALPRQFYAVTRNSYSGSGFDKGHNCPSADRTTDLDDNSATFLMTNMIPQAANNNQRTWGNLEEWTRAQVQRGQEVYVVMGCYGKGGTGLNGLKTTIDQGRVTVPARVWKLLVLLPEGANDLQRIAAGQARILAIDTPNDQAVSPDWSRYRVSVDALEAATGLDLLSKLPLEAQTRLQKTVDTGPVR